The region GATCAGCGACCAATCCCAGGGCTGCAACTACTGACCCTCCTGCTAGCATATACTTAACTCCCATACCGCGATTGCGATACTGCACCATTTTGCCAAACCTCCATTAACCTTGCCGGAGATGCATCTGCACCTCGCTTTCTGGATAAGTACAATTGTACTGTATACGATTCCAGTCAGAATTGGGAGAGAAATCCCTTGCCTCTGCGCAGGGTGAAGCAAAGAATTTGCCTCACGATACAACAAATTCCTGGATGAGTTGTCGCCAGCGATCATAGGCTTTGCCGTTGAGATGCAGTTCATCCTGGCTGTACTGAGGGTCTAGACCTCCCTGAGGATTGGTAAATTGAGGATACAAATCAATGTACTGATAATCAAATTGTTGTGCCAGAGTTGGTAATACCTGGTTGACTTCAAGAATCGTCGATCGCATTTTCTGACAATAACGGCGATCGCCAACGGGTAGTAAGCTTTGAACATAGACTCGAGTAGATGGCGAATCAGTGCGAAACCGAGTCAAAATTGTTGTGTAGTTTTGCACGATTTGTTCAATACGCACACCCCGAATAATGTCATTAATACCAATCATTAGAAATACTTTGTGAGGCTTAGCTTGAACAATAGGTTCAAGCCGTTGTAGCAACCCAGCCGTGGTATCACCTGAAATTGCGCGATTTTTAACGCTAGCTGATAGAAATTCTGCCCATTCTCCTTCATTTGTCAAACTATCCCCCAGTAGAACAATATCAGACGGCTTAATAGCAAGCAATTCAAATTGGCTCAATCGGTGGACATAAAATGGCACATGACTAAAGTCTTCATTAGGATCAGGATGACTCACTTGCTGAAGTTTTTTACTGAGATAGGCAAGTCCGCCTCGTTTTGCTACAAAGATGAAAAATGCTGTTAACAACAGAACATTTGTCAATAAAGATACGAGCCAAAGTGCTATTTGCATGATTACGCGACACTGTTTTCGCATCTACTGTAAGCGGGAGATCGCGATCGCAACCTCCCACTTAAAAATCTCTTTAACCCAAACGCTGTAGAGCAATCGCAATCAATTACAGCCCAAGCAGATCATCCAACTCATTCAGTGCATCACAGGAAGGTGACTGAGATTTGGCTTTCGTTTTGCCGCTGGGCGGCGGCACTACCGGAGCAGGAGATGGTAATTCACCACTAGAGCGCCGTCCCAAATACTC is a window of Leptolyngbyaceae cyanobacterium JSC-12 DNA encoding:
- a CDS encoding lysophospholipase L1-like esterase (IMG reference gene:2510097609~PFAM: GDSL-like Lipase/Acylhydrolase), with translation MQIALWLVSLLTNVLLLTAFFIFVAKRGGLAYLSKKLQQVSHPDPNEDFSHVPFYVHRLSQFELLAIKPSDIVLLGDSLTNEGEWAEFLSASVKNRAISGDTTAGLLQRLEPIVQAKPHKVFLMIGINDIIRGVRIEQIVQNYTTILTRFRTDSPSTRVYVQSLLPVGDRRYCQKMRSTILEVNQVLPTLAQQFDYQYIDLYPQFTNPQGGLDPQYSQDELHLNGKAYDRWRQLIQEFVVS
- a CDS encoding hypothetical protein (IMG reference gene:2510097610), whose product is MYDNKIRLSQDVLEKAEIIAQEWGLKNARAAVEAVFRRYADEYLGRRSSGELPSPAPVVPPPSGKTKAKSQSPSCDALNELDDLLGL